From one Gemmobacter sp. genomic stretch:
- a CDS encoding response regulator transcription factor, producing the protein MANLRKILLVDDDDDLREALSEQLVMTEDFDVFEAGNGADGLDKAKAQHHDLIILDVGLPDTDGRELCKRMRKAGIKSPILMLTGHDSDADTILGLDAGANDYITKPFKFAVLLARIRAQLRQHEQSEDAVFQLGPYTFKPAQKMLVDAKDKKVRLTEKETNILKFLYRAGQQVVARDVLLHEVWGYNAGVTTHTLETHIYRLRQKIEPDPSNARLLVTESGGYKLAV; encoded by the coding sequence ATGGCAAACCTTCGGAAAATCCTGCTGGTCGACGATGACGACGACCTGCGCGAGGCGCTGTCCGAGCAGCTTGTGATGACCGAGGATTTCGACGTGTTCGAGGCCGGGAACGGCGCCGACGGGCTGGACAAGGCCAAGGCGCAGCATCACGACCTGATCATCCTGGACGTGGGCCTGCCCGATACCGACGGGCGCGAATTGTGCAAGCGCATGCGCAAGGCGGGCATCAAGTCGCCGATCCTGATGCTGACCGGGCATGATTCCGATGCCGACACCATCCTTGGCCTCGATGCCGGCGCGAACGACTATATCACCAAGCCGTTCAAGTTTGCCGTGCTGCTGGCCCGCATCCGCGCGCAGCTGCGCCAGCACGAACAATCCGAAGATGCGGTGTTCCAGCTGGGCCCCTATACCTTCAAGCCGGCGCAGAAGATGCTGGTCGATGCCAAGGACAAGAAGGTCCGCCTGACCGAAAAGGAAACCAACATCCTGAAGTTCCTGTATCGGGCAGGGCAACAGGTGGTGGCGCGCGACGTGCTGCTGCACGAGGTCTGGGGCTATAATGCCGGGGTCACCACGCATACGCTGGAAACCCACATCTACCGCCTGCGCCAGAAGATCGAGCCCGATCCCTCGAACGCGCGGCTGCTGGTGACGGAAAGCGGCGGTTACAAACTCGCTGTCTGA
- a CDS encoding exodeoxyribonuclease III, with product MPFTLATWNINSVRLREALVSRLMTDEAPDILCLQEIKTPIEKMPVEVFHALGYRHVVARGQKGYNGVAILSKLPIMDAGDRDFASLGHARHVAARLENGVTIHNFYVPAGGDIPDRDQNVKFGQKLDFLSEMRDHFHWQRPDRAILVGDLNIAPREDDVWNHKALLKIVSHTPVEVEALGAAQDAGAWVDITRQDIPQGQLYSWWSYRSPDWDSADKGRRLDHIWATPDIANAGHSSRILRAVRGWDQPSDHAPVFATFDL from the coding sequence ATGCCCTTTACCCTTGCCACCTGGAACATCAATTCGGTCCGCCTGCGTGAGGCGCTGGTCAGCCGGCTGATGACGGACGAGGCGCCCGACATCCTGTGCCTGCAGGAAATCAAGACGCCCATCGAGAAAATGCCGGTCGAGGTGTTTCATGCCCTTGGCTACCGCCATGTCGTGGCACGCGGGCAAAAGGGCTACAACGGCGTCGCCATCCTGTCGAAACTGCCGATCATGGATGCGGGCGACCGCGACTTTGCCAGCCTGGGCCATGCCCGCCACGTTGCCGCCCGGCTGGAAAACGGCGTCACGATCCACAATTTCTATGTCCCGGCCGGCGGCGACATTCCTGACCGTGACCAGAACGTGAAATTCGGCCAGAAGCTGGATTTCCTGTCCGAGATGCGCGACCATTTCCACTGGCAGCGCCCGGACCGCGCCATCCTGGTCGGCGATCTGAACATCGCCCCGCGCGAGGATGACGTGTGGAACCACAAGGCGCTGCTGAAGATCGTCTCGCATACGCCGGTCGAGGTCGAGGCGCTGGGGGCCGCGCAGGATGCAGGGGCTTGGGTCGATATCACGCGGCAGGACATTCCGCAGGGGCAGCTGTATTCCTGGTGGTCCTACCGCAGCCCCGACTGGGACAGCGCCGACAAGGGGCGCCGGCTGGACCATATCTGGGCGACGCCCGATATTGCCAATGCCGGCCATTCCAGCCGCATCCTGCGCGCGGTGCGCGGCTGGGACCAACCCAGCGACCATGCCCCGGTGTTCGCCACCTTCGATCTGTAG
- a CDS encoding co-chaperone YbbN has protein sequence MLGFGEAKPKAPAAGLVKDTTEATFMQDVIEASREVPVIVDFWAPWCGPCKTLGPALEAAVNAAGGKVRMVKIDVDQNQMIAGQLRIQSIPTVYAFWQGQPVDGFQGALPASEVKKFIDRVAAVAGDGGLAEALAAAEQMLADGATADAMETFAAILEEEPGNAAAYGGVVRSCIAAGELDKAEAFLAAASPELARTQEVEAARAQLELARQAANAGPEAELRAAVEADPANHQARFDLAQALHARGDVEGAVDELLDLFRRDRDWNDGAAKAQLFTIFEALKPQDPVVLKGRRKLSSMIFS, from the coding sequence ATGCTCGGGTTTGGAGAAGCGAAGCCGAAGGCACCGGCAGCCGGTCTGGTCAAGGACACGACCGAAGCCACCTTCATGCAGGATGTGATCGAGGCCAGCCGCGAGGTTCCGGTCATCGTCGACTTCTGGGCGCCGTGGTGCGGGCCATGCAAGACGCTTGGCCCGGCGCTGGAGGCAGCGGTGAACGCGGCCGGCGGCAAGGTGCGCATGGTCAAGATCGACGTGGACCAGAACCAGATGATCGCGGGCCAGTTGCGCATCCAGTCGATTCCCACTGTCTATGCCTTTTGGCAGGGCCAGCCGGTGGATGGGTTCCAGGGCGCGCTGCCCGCGTCCGAGGTGAAGAAGTTCATCGATCGGGTCGCCGCCGTTGCCGGTGACGGCGGGCTGGCCGAGGCGCTGGCCGCGGCCGAACAGATGCTGGCCGATGGCGCCACGGCCGATGCGATGGAAACCTTTGCCGCGATCCTGGAAGAAGAGCCGGGCAATGCCGCCGCCTATGGCGGTGTCGTGCGGTCCTGCATCGCTGCTGGGGAACTGGACAAGGCCGAGGCTTTTCTTGCCGCCGCTTCCCCGGAACTGGCCAGGACGCAAGAGGTCGAGGCCGCCCGTGCCCAGCTGGAACTGGCCCGCCAGGCCGCCAATGCCGGCCCCGAGGCGGAACTGCGCGCCGCGGTCGAGGCGGACCCGGCCAATCATCAGGCCCGGTTCGATCTGGCCCAGGCGCTGCATGCCAGGGGCGATGTCGAGGGCGCGGTGGACGAACTGCTGGACCTGTTCCGCCGCGATCGCGACTGGAACGATGGTGCCGCCAAGGCGCAGTTGTTCACCATCTTCGAGGCGCTGAAACCGCAGGATCCGGTCGTGCTGAAAGGCCGGCGCAAACTGTCGTCGATGATCTTCTCGTGA
- a CDS encoding LON peptidase substrate-binding domain-containing protein: MKHLGDLPDIIPIFPLSGALLLPRGRLPLHVFEPRYLAMVEDCLKTSERLIGMIQPREVPGGEAPRLHAIGCAGRLTGFSETDDGRYMITLTGISRFRLREEVAGFAPYRRVRADWAPFARDRGGAEEDAGFRRAAFLPLLQRFFQARGLSTDWGALEAAGDELLINALSMLCPFGPEDRQALLEAPSLQTRRETLVTLIEFALHSGDGPEEPMQ; this comes from the coding sequence TTGAAACATCTGGGCGATCTGCCGGACATCATCCCGATCTTTCCGCTGTCGGGGGCGCTGCTGCTGCCGCGCGGGCGGCTGCCGCTGCATGTGTTCGAACCGCGCTATCTGGCGATGGTCGAGGATTGCCTGAAGACGTCCGAGCGGCTGATCGGCATGATCCAGCCGCGCGAGGTGCCGGGGGGCGAGGCGCCGCGCCTGCATGCCATCGGTTGCGCCGGCCGGCTGACCGGGTTTTCCGAAACCGACGATGGTCGCTACATGATCACGCTGACCGGGATTTCCCGGTTCCGCCTGCGCGAGGAGGTGGCGGGGTTCGCCCCCTATCGCCGGGTGCGGGCCGACTGGGCGCCCTTTGCCCGCGACCGTGGCGGCGCCGAGGAGGATGCCGGGTTCCGCCGCGCCGCCTTTCTGCCGCTGTTGCAGCGATTCTTTCAGGCGCGCGGCCTGTCGACCGACTGGGGCGCGCTCGAGGCGGCGGGGGACGAGCTGCTGATCAACGCGCTGTCGATGCTGTGCCCCTTTGGCCCCGAGGACCGGCAGGCGCTGCTGGAGGCGCCCTCGTTGCAGACCCGGCGCGAGACGCTGGTGACACTGATCGAATTTGCCCTGCATTCGGGCGATGGCCCCGAGGAGCCGATGCAATGA
- a CDS encoding Trm112 family protein, which translates to MTDPAFDRRMLEQLVCPVTRAPLTWDAERQELVSRAAHLAFPVRGGIPVMLVAEARETD; encoded by the coding sequence ATGACCGACCCCGCCTTTGACCGCCGGATGCTGGAACAGCTGGTCTGCCCCGTGACCCGCGCCCCGCTGACCTGGGATGCCGAGCGGCAGGAACTGGTCAGCCGCGCCGCGCATCTGGCCTTTCCGGTGCGCGGCGGCATTCCGGTGATGCTGGTCGCCGAAGCACGCGAGACCGATTAG